The following is a genomic window from Candidatus Latescibacterota bacterium.
TGACCACGATCGCCAACGGCCGCTGCACTTCAGATCCTGTACCGGAAGAAAGGACAAGAGGCAGCAGGCCAAGAGCAGTGGTCACAGTTGTCATAAGTACTGGCCTGAATTTCGATAGACTCCCGGCTATCACTGTCTCCCTGAGATCCAGTCCCTGTTTTCTCAAATACCCGAACCTCGATATCAGAACAAGGCCATCGGTCAGAGCGATGCCAAATAACGCGATAAAACCTATTGAAGAGGGTATGCTTACATTCTCGCCTGCCAGGGCAAGCGCAAAGACACCTCCGACAAGGGCCAGTGGAATATTGAGCATGATCAACAAGACATCCTTAAATGAATTGAATAATCCATAAAGCAAGATAAGGACAAATAACAACGTTATCGGCATGATGATCGCCAGTCTCCTGTCGGCTGCTTCCTGAAGTTCGAACTGTCCACCCCAGGCTATTCTGTATCCGGGGGGAAGATCCACAGAGTCAGCCACTACATCCTGGGCCTCTCTGACAAAGCCGCCGTTATCCCTGCCTCTTACATTGCACTGTACCGAAACATATCGCCTGGTATCTTCCCGGCTTATCTGTCTCAGGCCGGTGACCGTCTTTATCTCTGCCAGTTCGGACACAGGCACATTGAAGCCATCCGGTGTTTTAATCAGCATCCTGGCAATTGATGTCTGGTCCTCGCGGAAATCTTCATCAAACCTGGCTGTTATATCGAAAGATCTGTCTCCCTCAAATACCTGTCCCACTTCGATTCCGGCAATCGAGTTCTGGATCATGTTCTGTATCCTGTACCCGTTGAGGCCATACCTGGCTACCTGCTCGTCATCGATAATGATCTGCAACTGAGTCTGACCATCGACCTGCTCGGTCCTTACATCTGAAGCTCCTCTGATATCTGAAAGAATCGAGTTTATCTCATCCGCCTTTTCTTTCAGCAGGGCCATATCATGGCCAAAGACCCTTACAACCACAGCAGTACCCGCTCCACCTACCAGACCATCGATCTCATGCTTGACAGGTTGAGAAAAACTGTAAGTGACTCCAGGATATCCACCGACCTTTTCATCTATCAGACTGACCAGTTCTTCCTGCGAACTGACATCGGTCCATTCGTTTCCGGGCTTGAGATTGACTGTTATACAGGCGTAATTTGTGTGATGCATATGAGGGCCCACTTCACCATACCCTATATCCGCGATCACAGATTCTATCTCATCGAATTCCATGATGATTTGTGATATCTCCCTGGTCGTCACGGTAATTTCGTTAAGAGAGATATTCGGATTCATATAGGCAAGTACCTGGATGGTCCCTTCCTGAAGCGTCGGGACAAACTCCCTTCCCAGTCGCTTGAACATAAGCCCACCTGCCAACACCAGCAGTACCATCCCGGAGATCACTGTGAGTCTTCGACGCAGAAAAAACTGCAGAACAGATTTGTAATGATCCAGCATTACAGGTCCTGATACTCTGCTCTTGTCAGACTTATTCCCTCTCCTGTGAAGAAGCCGGTAGAAAACCGGAGCTATCACCAGAGCATATATCAAAGCACCCGCCATTGTGACCGATATCGCGGAGGCAAGAGGCCGAAACATCTTTCCTTCGATCTCTCCAAGAGTAAATACAGGTATGAATACAATGATGATGATTACGGTAGCAAAAAAGATCGGCCGCCCTACTTCTCCCACTGCTGAGAGTATCTTCTCTGTCGGAGTAGACAGGTCGATCGAGTCATCGAATTTTGTCTGAATCTTCTCCACCATGATAATAGTAGCATCTACTATCATACCCAGGGCTATTGCCACACCTCCAAATGATATCAGGTCACCTGGAATATTACTCCGGTACATGATTATAAATGCGAAAAGGGTCGAGAATGGCAATGAACAGAGGACTATGAGGGCATTTCGAAGATTACCGAGAAACAGAAACGAGACGAGACACACTAGGACAAGGCCCAGGATAAGAGCTGTCCTTACAGTATTAATACTGTTCCTGACCAGCGAAGACTGATCGTAGTATGTGACGACCTCGACGCCGTCCGGAAGCATACTGTTGATCTCTTCTATTCTTTCCTTCAGTCTCTCTATCACTTCAAACGAATTGGCACCGTAGGTCTTATATACGCTTCCTGTCACGATCTCGTCAACACCGTCGAATATCGCGACACCACGCCTGAACGCGTTCCCATATTCGACTCTGGCCACATCCCCGATAGAGACAGGTGTTCCTTCAAAGGAATGTATGACTATTCTTTCTATGTCTTCTATGTTATCGATGAGTCCAAGAGTCCTGACTACCAGTTCTTCCTGTCCCCGTTCAAGTATCCCTGCACCAAGATTCAAATTGTTCATGCGGGTAGCATCGATCAGGTCGTCCAGCGTGAGATCGAACTGCTGGAGTCTGCCAGGATCTACTTTTATCTGATACTGACGTACATGACCACCCTGGCTTATTACTTTCGCTATTCCTGATTGAGTCTGGATGTCTCTTTTTACTATCCAGTCCTGAAGTGTACGAAGTTCGGCGATATCATGTCCGTCTCCCTTCAGGTAGTATGCCAGGATCTTCCCCATTCCACTGGCGATAGCTCCCATTTCCAGACCATGAGTCATGTTCATGATTTGAGGTATATCCTCTTCCGCTTCCCCAATCCTCTCCGAGACAAGCTGGCGAGCGAGATATATATCCACATCATCTTCAAAATAAATGTTTACCGTTGAGAGACCAAGAGAAGATATCGATCTGACCTTCTTCACGCCGGGAATACCTCTCATTGCGACTTCCACCGGCATCGTTACAAATCGTTCCACTTCCTCGGCAGCCATGCCTTCAAGCTCCGCGAAGACCTGTACCAGATTCGGACTGATGTCGGGAAAGGCGTCAATGGACAATCTCGGCAGTGAATACAACCCTAACCCGCAGATAGCTGCGAATCCGAGAACAATCATCCATTTGTATTTCAGCGCATATTGAATAATTTTATTGATCATTCTGTTGACTCCATCTATCTAATGAGCATGCCCGTGTCCACTACAGGAGGCATCGGGTGATTTCTCCAGTTCAGCCTTTATACGAAATGAATTTGTTATGGCTATAATTTCGCCCTGCGACAATCCTGAAATAATCTCCGCTTTTTCAGCATTCCTTCTGCCGACCATGACTGATCGCAGAGTAAAACCGTCACCGTCCCAAACGAATACAACGGGACTGTCCTCCACATATTGTATAGCTGCCCCTGGAGCGACCAGGGATGCGGAGACATTATCAATAACAATCTCTGCTGTGATGAATGTGCCTGGCCTGAGCCTGCCATCTCTGTTCTCCAGAACGACTCTCGCAAGTGCAGTCCTCGTATTCCTATCCATGACTGGATCGATATGGCTTATCAGCCCTCTTGTGGCAGGCATCCCCGCTTGATCGGATATGATCACTTCCTGTCCTTCAGACAATAATCCCATGTCGGACGGATACAGCCTCAGATCAGCCCAGATAATATTCAGGTCGGAAAAGAGGAATATTTCGTCATCGCCAGTCACAGACTCCCCCTCGGCCAGATGTTTTCTTATCACAGTACCATCGAAGGGAGCCCTGATCTCGTATAACGCAAATTGTTCGATATGCGAGAAATCCAGAGCCTCCAGCATCACTCTGTCAAATCCCAGAGCGAACAACTTCCTCTCCGAGCTGTTCATGGAGATCTCCGCTTCTGCTAATCCGTTCTTAGCAGACAGAAATTCGGATTTTGAGGATATACCTTCTTTGAAAAGTTTATCCTCCCGCTCGAAAATGGACCCCGCCAGTTTCCACTTCTCAACAGAGGCAAGATATCCAGCTTTATAATCCGCGAGTTCCCGGCTCTCTATCACGGCAAGGACATCACCATTCTTCATCTGATCTCCCAGGTCGGCTTCGACAACCCTCACTATCCCGGTGACCCGTGGAACGATTTGAACTGTTCGATCCGAGTTCAATACAAGTTCGCCTCTGACGCGATGCTGAAGATCGAATATTCCCCGCCCTGCTTTCCCAATGGTGATTCCATACCTGATCATGTCTTCTTCGGTCATATGAACTACATTTTCAGAGATAGCCTCGTGTTCGTGATCGACGGACAGTTCTCCTGCAGGGTGTTCATGGCCATGATCCATATTATCCTCTTTCAGAGGAAGTTCGTGGTCATGACCTGAATGATCCTCGTCTGTACCATGTTCATGTGCATGGATGTCCACCGTATCTTCATGAGCATGTTCGTGTCCGGGATCATCTCCACTGATATTGTGATCATCATGGTCATCATCTTCTGAACACACATGCGATTGATTTTCATCTGCTTGTGGCACAGATCTCATTGACATTACAATCACGAACAGAATGACGAAAATCGCTAAAATAACCAACTTCCAGTATCTCATCATTTCCTCCTGCCATCATAGAGTCCCTCTTTATCGACAGGACTTCCGGTCAATCGTTCGATCTCCGCCCCTGCCGAATGATACCGGACAAGTGCATCGATGTACTGCGTCCTTACTTCGAACAGCATTCTTTGAGAGTCGAGGACGTTCAGATAATCGCTCTTACCATTTTCATAACTTTTCATCGATGCCGCGAATACCGCCTCCGCACTACCAAGGATATTCTTCTTCAGCTGGGAAGCTTCGATATAGGCTGATGAAAACAAGCTGTATTTTTCAAACAACTCCACGTTGACTCTGGAATGGACTTCTCTCAAGTTCTCTGCGGCACCGGCAAGTTCGTATCCTGCGCGAAGTCTTGCCCCCTGATTTCGATTACGCAGTGGAAGTGGAATTGACACGCCAAACAGCAGCAGCTTCTCACCAGACTTGTTAAACTTTTTTATTCCACCGCTGAAGCTGATATCTGGTATTGCCAGTGCATTCTCCAGATCAAGGGCCGCTTGCATCCGCTCTACTTTCAGCTCGCCCTGTCTGATCCCGTAATGACCTGTGAGCATCTCCTGAAATATCTCATATGATGGAACAGGGCTCATCGAGTCGAGGCTTCCGATGGCAGTGCCGAATACAGATCGTTCATCCCCCCACATCGAAGACAATCGCCTGCGTGCCTCATCGAGTTTTCTGGTACAGACATCATACTGAATTTTCATTCTCGATAAAATGACACGCGCTTTCTTCTCTTCCAGGTCTGCGTCCTTTCCTGCTTCGACTCTTTTTTCCACAGACCGCAAAAGCTGTTCCGATATATCAAGAAGATCTTCAGTTATTGCCATCCTCTCCTGTGCAGCGACTACCTCTATAAACGTTTTTGTAACTTCGGCAAACAGATCCAGTCTGACTTTCTCATAATCCCAACCGGCAGATTGCTGTTCCAGAGAGGCGAGCTTTATACGTTTACTCTTCTTGCCCCCGAGTTCGATTATCTTGCTCAGGCGAAAGGAAAATTCCGAACTCTGAAAACCACTCATCTCCCCGGGGCCACCCACACCATCGACTTCGACATCGAGTTCGGGATCAGGAGTGAGTCCTGCCTGGATCAACTCCGCCTCACGCGCTCTCACATTCCAGGAAAATGCTCTCAAACGGGGATTATGCATTAAAGCAAGCGATAGACATTGGGAAAGACTGATCTCTTTCAGCTCGCTTGAAGGTACCGCATACTCTTCGATATCTCCAGTTTTCGCGACCGGATGATATGTATCGTATCCGCTTCCCAGTTGTGCCGGTTCCGGCAAAACCAGGCTTTCCCCGGCATTTTTACACCCCATCCCTGCCACAGTAAAAAGCAGCAGGACAACAATTATTGATTTTCTCGACATGAACTTTTCCTCAGTTCGGTATCAGTGGGTATACCCTGTCTGATACTATTGCTGAAAGTTGAATTGAAAATGATTTCTAATAAACTCGATCAGAGGGAGATCATGTCAACATGATCACGGAACGAAGAGAGATCAGAATCGATCTCTCGCACCTGGTGGAACTGCCGATAAAACAACCTGCGATCGAACCTGTATCCTGTGGATACGATTCTATGGAAGCGGATTCGGGAGAAAAAGATCCCGGCCTGCTGCCGTCTGGAAGAGAATAATCATGTTTCTGATGATCGTGTCTGCCAGGTATGGCCTGATCACAGCTCTGACAGTTGTCTGTATGTCGGGAATGATGGATTCCACCGGTTTCGGTCGGATGGCACGAATGCCCCGAGTCATCCG
Proteins encoded in this region:
- a CDS encoding CusA/CzcA family heavy metal efflux RND transporter encodes the protein MINKIIQYALKYKWMIVLGFAAICGLGLYSLPRLSIDAFPDISPNLVQVFAELEGMAAEEVERFVTMPVEVAMRGIPGVKKVRSISSLGLSTVNIYFEDDVDIYLARQLVSERIGEAEEDIPQIMNMTHGLEMGAIASGMGKILAYYLKGDGHDIAELRTLQDWIVKRDIQTQSGIAKVISQGGHVRQYQIKVDPGRLQQFDLTLDDLIDATRMNNLNLGAGILERGQEELVVRTLGLIDNIEDIERIVIHSFEGTPVSIGDVARVEYGNAFRRGVAIFDGVDEIVTGSVYKTYGANSFEVIERLKERIEEINSMLPDGVEVVTYYDQSSLVRNSINTVRTALILGLVLVCLVSFLFLGNLRNALIVLCSLPFSTLFAFIIMYRSNIPGDLISFGGVAIALGMIVDATIIMVEKIQTKFDDSIDLSTPTEKILSAVGEVGRPIFFATVIIIIVFIPVFTLGEIEGKMFRPLASAISVTMAGALIYALVIAPVFYRLLHRRGNKSDKSRVSGPVMLDHYKSVLQFFLRRRLTVISGMVLLVLAGGLMFKRLGREFVPTLQEGTIQVLAYMNPNISLNEITVTTREISQIIMEFDEIESVIADIGYGEVGPHMHHTNYACITVNLKPGNEWTDVSSQEELVSLIDEKVGGYPGVTYSFSQPVKHEIDGLVGGAGTAVVVRVFGHDMALLKEKADEINSILSDIRGASDVRTEQVDGQTQLQIIIDDEQVARYGLNGYRIQNMIQNSIAGIEVGQVFEGDRSFDITARFDEDFREDQTSIARMLIKTPDGFNVPVSELAEIKTVTGLRQISREDTRRYVSVQCNVRGRDNGGFVREAQDVVADSVDLPPGYRIAWGGQFELQEAADRRLAIIMPITLLFVLILLYGLFNSFKDVLLIMLNIPLALVGGVFALALAGENVSIPSSIGFIALFGIALTDGLVLISRFGYLRKQGLDLRETVIAGSLSKFRPVLMTTVTTALGLLPLVLSSGTGSEVQRPLAIVVIGGLISSTFLTLIVLPVLYEWITIRTRQA
- a CDS encoding efflux RND transporter periplasmic adaptor subunit; translation: MMRYWKLVILAIFVILFVIVMSMRSVPQADENQSHVCSEDDDHDDHNISGDDPGHEHAHEDTVDIHAHEHGTDEDHSGHDHELPLKEDNMDHGHEHPAGELSVDHEHEAISENVVHMTEEDMIRYGITIGKAGRGIFDLQHRVRGELVLNSDRTVQIVPRVTGIVRVVEADLGDQMKNGDVLAVIESRELADYKAGYLASVEKWKLAGSIFEREDKLFKEGISSKSEFLSAKNGLAEAEISMNSSERKLFALGFDRVMLEALDFSHIEQFALYEIRAPFDGTVIRKHLAEGESVTGDDEIFLFSDLNIIWADLRLYPSDMGLLSEGQEVIISDQAGMPATRGLISHIDPVMDRNTRTALARVVLENRDGRLRPGTFITAEIVIDNVSASLVAPGAAIQYVEDSPVVFVWDGDGFTLRSVMVGRRNAEKAEIISGLSQGEIIAITNSFRIKAELEKSPDASCSGHGHAH
- a CDS encoding TolC family protein, whose amino-acid sequence is MSRKSIIVVLLLFTVAGMGCKNAGESLVLPEPAQLGSGYDTYHPVAKTGDIEEYAVPSSELKEISLSQCLSLALMHNPRLRAFSWNVRAREAELIQAGLTPDPELDVEVDGVGGPGEMSGFQSSEFSFRLSKIIELGGKKSKRIKLASLEQQSAGWDYEKVRLDLFAEVTKTFIEVVAAQERMAITEDLLDISEQLLRSVEKRVEAGKDADLEEKKARVILSRMKIQYDVCTRKLDEARRRLSSMWGDERSVFGTAIGSLDSMSPVPSYEIFQEMLTGHYGIRQGELKVERMQAALDLENALAIPDISFSGGIKKFNKSGEKLLLFGVSIPLPLRNRNQGARLRAGYELAGAAENLREVHSRVNVELFEKYSLFSSAYIEASQLKKNILGSAEAVFAASMKSYENGKSDYLNVLDSQRMLFEVRTQYIDALVRYHSAGAEIERLTGSPVDKEGLYDGRRK